DNA sequence from the Mustela erminea isolate mMusErm1 unplaced genomic scaffold, mMusErm1.Pri scaffold_77_arrow_ctg1, whole genome shotgun sequence genome:
AAAGCAGTGGTGAGGAACCTGACAGAGGCACTTGCTCAAAGCACGAACGAACAGAATAGTGGAGTACGTCTCTAAGGATGGTCCTTGGGACTTCAATATCAACGTCATCTGGGTACTTGTCAGAAATGCCAAACCTCAGGCTCCCCATGTAATCAGAACCTGGAGGATGTGTCCTGACATATTTAACAGGCCCTTCGGATGACTGCCGCATCCCAACGTTGGACTATCGCTAAGTAGAGCAGGCGAAACACTAACTGAACAAAGTTACCTGGGCTAACATCCATTCCGATTTCCAGTggacaccccccacacccctacccacaccccacacacaaaatGTGCTGTACCTTTCCCAGGTCTGGGAATAAATTCTGAGGAGAGGCACATTCGTATCTTGCTACATTTCCTTTCCGTTCTGTTGAAGAGTATTCTTAAATACGAACGACTTTCAGAATCTAAAGACCATCCAGAGAAAGGCAACACAAAGATATGTGACCGCAAACTTAACGCTTCCGGAACTACGAATCAGGGCAGTGGCGGGAACCAATTCAGATAGTGGCCTGCCACGCTTTAGGGTAGACAACGTGACCCAAAGACAGAACACACCCCCCAGAAAACCCATTCCCGTTGGCAGAGGTCAGCAACgtcacacacacatagacagcTGTCCCCTTCCTCATTGCTCAACAGTGACCCATACTACAGGGCCTTTTCCTCCTGTCTCATGCCCCTTCCCACATGCCACCCTATGCACATGGAATTTCCTCCCCACTGACCATTGGAAGAAATGCACAACCGGAGATAGGTTGGCCCCGATCCCATCCTGCTAGGGGATACacgaggggagaggaagaatgtAATTGCAAATGCCACCTATCAGGTAACAGCCctctgcagaggaagaggagaagacagtGGTCCAGAAGATGCCAGTGGTGTGAgtcaggaggaaaagcagaccTGACAGAACTGATCccatctagaaaagaaaatttgtgtcCCACGAGCTCAAACCATTACATAGGCAAACACTGCTGTGCCTCTGATAATTACTTAAATAATGGGGTAAACAACAACAAGGAAGACGTGTTGACAAATCACCCGGTTTGGGCAGTATATAGAGGCCACGGCACGAGGACAGACACTTCCACACTCAAGACCTTCGCTTTCCTGGAAACCCACCCAGAACCTCCAGCCTCTGACACCATGGTCAACTCCTGTTGTGGCTCCGTCTGCTCTGACCAGGGCTGTGGCGAGGAGTCCTGCTGCCGCCCCAGctgctgccagaccacctgctgcaggaccacctgctgccgccccagctgctgtgtgtccagctgctgccagccctcgtgctgtggctccagctgctgcaggcccagctgctgcacctctagctgctgccgccccacctgctgccagaccacctgctgcaggaccacctgctgccgtcccagctgctgtgtgtccagctgctgccgcccctcctgctgtggctccagctgctgtggctccagctgctgcaggcccagctgctgcatctctagctgctgccgcccctcctgctgtggctccagctgctgtggctccagctgctgcaggcccagctgctgcacctctagctgctgccgccccacctgctgccagaccacctgctgcaggaccacctgctgccgcccaagctgctgtgtgtccagctgctgccgcccctcctgctgcggttccagctgctgcaggcccagctgctgtggctccagctgctgccgccccacctgctgccagaccacctgctgcaggaccacctgctgccgccccagctgctgtgtgtccagctgctgccgccccagctGTTGCTAgaccacctgctgctccccaacCTGCTCTAGAGGCTTCTGCTGCTGAGGATCCTGGCCTGCACCCCGCTGTCTTTCATCAACCAATCTTCCTCAGCTAGTCCCACTGAGCACGGAATCGTGACAGGCCAACTGTCAAACCTCAGTTCCGGCCGCCCTTTCAACCTACGTGGCCTCCAAATGTACTCCCCCACCAAcaacaccctcctccccacctccttcttacTAGCTCCCTCCCAAGGGAATACGGACCTTGCATGTTCTCTGAAATCTCTCAGCCAGCGTGTCATCCCAAGCACACTCTTCTTTCCTGCCAGGTCTCCTCATACAGAGATGCTCCTATACCTCAAATAAACCTGAACGTCTCCGGGCATACAGATCGAAGGGCCTTGTGTCTCATTATTTTTCCCTCGTGAACTGTTATGCTTAGCAGGTCGGATGCATTTCTGGTGCTCCCTGCAGAAAGGGGAGTCCACCGCAGACGACTTCAGGATTTCCACCTCTATCCCCTCAGCACTCTCCATGCCTGACATCGACACTGGTGGTTTATAGCAAGCCCCcgctgctctctgctgagcccttTGTCTAGATGAGGGAGGAAATTCTTGGCAGGCCACAGCTAGGGAGAGGAAGTCTCGAGGAGAAGTCCTCAACCAGTGGGCAGCACTTGGTGGATGAAGTGCTCTAGCCCCTTTAGCCCCTATCCCCTCGAGTGGGGGGTGTGAGACCGGGGGCCTCAGCCAGGACTGCACCTCAGCTACCTACAGGGCTTACCTGCTCTGGAAATCATTCTGGATTGGCTTCCATCCCTTCCCTGCATCACTCCTCACGTTCCCTACGGCACTTCTTGAGATCACCTCCCAAACAAACTACTTGCTCTCAGACCTCTGTTGTTGGAGTCTGCTCCGGACATCACCCTAACGCCAGCCTTCCGGAGCTCAGGATCAGGGCCTTCAAAACATCTCCATACAACAGGCTCGGTAACCGTGGTGGCTGGCCACCCCGAGCATGAATCTCCCTGAAGCACTTAATCTTTTCACTATATGCTGTTTCTTCCTACAGTACTTGCACACTTGGTCTTAGACTATTAGTCTCCAATTCCTAAAGTATCATTCTCCGCCCCTGAGGGACAGGACACTCTCCCATGAGGAACTCAGACCATCATGTTAGGAGCTGTCTCCCTAGAGGAGGCCTGTTTGAGGGGAACTGTCCCCATCTGTGATGCTTACACCGCACTCAAAAAACCAGAGACTAAAACACGATGTGCAAGGGAGAGCTCTCGGGAGAAATGCgtaagaaacagagggagagggcacctgggtggctcagttggctacgcaactgtcttcggctcaggtcatggtcccggtgtcccgggatcgagtcccgcatcgggctcccagctccatgggaagtctgcctctccctctgaacttctcacctctcatgttctctctctctcactgtttctctctccaaaaagtaaataaaatcatttaaaaaaaagaagaagaagaagaagaagaaacggAGGGAGACATATTAGGGCTCTAAAAGGAACGAATGCAAAATGGGGTTTCCGTCCAATTCCACCCCCACGTTCCGACCCCACAGATGAGGGGTGTGGACTGGGGAAGGGGACTGCTCCTCTTAGAGGCAAGGGGGCTGAGCCTATGTACTCCTCCATCACTTATCACTAGCCGTGGACAGCCCCTGGTGCatagaaagaagggaggggccaGACGTCCAGCTGTGGTCGACCCCTAGGCTGACACAATTCCCTGCACAGCAGTGTGCGCAAACAGTGTGAGCCATGCGTAGCCCATACTCTGCACTAGCGTGTGGATCAGGGCATTTAAGGCAAAGATGCCCGAATGAATATCCATATCTacccctgcctctgctcatgtCTATGGATTGCTCTCATTAACCCCGCTCCATGGGGTCTGCCACCACTTCTAGAAAATCTTACAAGACAGGGAGTTAGAGGATGGCTCCTCTGCTCCTTTAGCTGACTTGCCCGGGGGATCTGACCTCCAACCCCATCCCTGAGAGTGCTGAGCCCATGATTCCTACGTCCCCTTCAGGCTACACTGCTTGCTCATCGTCGGTTGATCCTGGGAATAGGAATACCAAGAATGCTCCTGTAGATCAGCCCAATGCTAAACATCTTCCTAATGGCTCCCAGAGCTCTCTTCTGATTTCCCGACACTAGAAACCCAGAGGGATAAGGTGCCAGCCAGAGTTTTCATACCAATCACATTTGACCGTGTTCCCCTCAAGCTAGCTTTCCTCCTTTGGAGACACGACCCCTAGATGCACACAGCCTACAATCAGAGGAGAAGGAGGCACAAATTCCCCCAAATGGATCACcgggatgaagaagatgtggaaaCTTCTCCTTGCACTCTAACCTCTAGATCCATGTATTCATACAGGGCCATGAAAGGTTCTGGATATCCTGCAGTCCAGTTCAACACAGATCCCATGTCCAACAGCCTGCCAACATATGAGTATTCCAGATTCCCAGGGGTCAATGGCTACAGATTCTTGGGCAAGGACTAAGGAAATTCTATGATAGACACTTCCTGGGGTCCTCCGCCCAGAAagactgggctctctgttcatggGTTAATAGGTCTGAGAACAGCCTGAGGTCTTCAAACTGTGTCAGGGATCATGACCTTCCATTGGGATCAAGGACCTTggcctttgttcttttattcttaagctcttttaaagacacacacacacacacctctgtgtgtgtgtgtgtgtgtgtgtgtgtgtgttgtatgtgtgtgcacacacacaaaggtgCACCGTATTTGGCTACCTATATCCTTGTTTGACTGTtccagggggagaaagagagacagagacagagatggagagagaccaaGCTCAGTCAAGGTGAGGGgctgatggagaagcagactctcaactgagcagggagcccgaggcaggactcgatcccaaccctccaggaccatgacctgagccaaaggcagaagctgaaccgactgagccccccaggagccacgtccacctccccagcccccggcTGCCTATATCCTATTATGACGGACACCATGCCCGATGATCCATATCGTTAGGCCCCTGAGGGTTTCACATCATTCTGACCCTTGGCATTCCACTCTGGTGGGCCATCACATAATAATACACACATTACTTCCTCGAGTTCAATGCTGCCATCTGGACTCGGCCATTCAGGGATATTATCCTCCCATTATTCCAAGGGAGCATATTCCTGGTCCCAGCAATCCCAGCACAACCTCTCCCTTCAGAGAATAGGCAGCATTACCTCAGTGACCTGCTGACACCGATACTTGATGACTCCTGGATATCTTAGTAAACAGAGTGCCCCCAGACCTCTCCTAGGGAATCGAGGCCATTTGGACTTTCTGGCTTTAGGACTACATCAGTTTTAGCACTTCTCATTCTCtgcatggttcttttttttttttttttggattatttatttattcatttatttatttgttagacagagagtgagacagagacagagacagagacagagagacagagagagatcacaagtaggcagagaaccaggcagagagagagggaagcaggctccctgctgagcagagagcccaatgcagggctcgatcccaggaccccgagatcgtgacctgagcccaacacagaggcttaactcgctgagcctcccaggcgccccttctctgcACTTTTTAATTCCTCCTTTCTCACCTGTGTGTGCAGTCGTCCTAGATGAATTTGTTCTGGCTATCCGTTCTTACACAGTATTACTGCAAAATTTAGCAGTTTCAAGTGACACTCATTTATGATCTCGGTTTCTGAGGATCCGATATCTCGGTAGGGACGGCCCACCTAGACCCTCCATTTCACAGGGTTTCCCAGGGCTGCACGCAAGGTGCTGCCTGGCACTGGGGTCTCAGGTGAGGGCCCCACTGGGGAAGAAGACACTTCTCACTTCACTTACATGCTCACTGGCGGGATTCAGTTCCTTGAGGGCCGCTAGCGTGGGGACCTTGCTTCCTTGCTGGATGGTGAATGGAGACCGTGCTCAGTTCTCTGCTGCAAGGATCTCTCCCACATTGTACCAGCTTCAgcaaggccagagagagagagagagacagagacagagagaaagaaagggttgGCTTTGAGATGAAAGTCACAGTCCTTGGTAACTCAGCCCCTTGATGGTGCCATCTGCCATGGTTTAGAAGCACGTTACTTGACGGGAGGGAAATACAGGAGACCGTGAACACCAAGCGGTGGATAGCCTCTTGAAGGCCTTCTTGGAGTCTGCCTACCAGAACTCTTCCAtaatactgagtgaaaaaaatcaaatcagaattctctgtttaaaaatcagaaacatatgaaaatcaaactATGCTGTTTAGGTGTGCATACCTACCTCATTAAACcataaggaaaatgaatgaaaacgtTACTTGAAGAATCAGCACGGTAATCATCTGTAGCATCGAAAAAACGACTCTGGTCAACAAAGGACATATCAAGAGCCTTCTTGGTGGCAACAAAGTTCTATTTCGTGACTCAAGCTTTGGCTATACAAATATTTGCTCCATAACTGTTTTGTATCTTATGCTCTTATAGGTCACATGTTTTTCAGTCCTATGCATTTTCCATCAGAtgaaagaattgtttaaaaatttagggTGAACAGAAACCCATACtctatttaagatttaaaatgaaagcttaCCTTTAGGATTGGATGGCCACCCTACCATGAAATTTAAAGCTATGACTTCAAAGCAGTCTTGGAACGTCACTAGGACGGCACTGACTGAACTAGTGATACATGTGCATCAACATCAGTGATTCTTACAGGCAGAAGCCAAGTCAATGGTGCCCAACCAAAGAGAAATTCTGCAGACTATATGAatagtatgtacacacacacacacacacacacacacacaagcatgcacactAGACCTAGATGTAGTGTCTGTTTGATGTTCCAGATCAAAAGAGATCCATGGtaaaagaaaacctactgaaaCAGCAATCACCTCGGTGACTGAGAGGATGTTACTAAAGGGCAGGTGGGGCCCGTCCAgtataatggaaatgttctatccCGACAGGTGCGGGGATTACACGGATGGGCTTCTGTGTATCAAAATTCACCACTATGGTAGACTACACAAAGGATTTTTTAACTTCACTCTGTGTCAAGTCCACCAAAATCAGAAAGTCAATCATAAAAGGCAAACAAGAAAGAATGACGACATTATTTCTTTGTGAATAAATCTCTGTCTTAACAAATTGTCATCTTGGCCACTTTGCCTTCAACTTAGTTAAATGACACTACTATGGGCTCTTCTGGATCTTTGCATGGCATGttgcagttgtgtgtgtgtgcggtggGGGGGTGCTTCCTATAATCGAAAAGCAGTGGTGAGGAACCTGACAGAGGCACTTGCTCAAAGCACGAACGAACAGAATAGAGGAGTACGTCTCTAAGGATGGTCCCTGGGACTTCAACATCAACGTCATCTGGGTACTTGTCAGAAATGCCAAACCTCAGGCTCCCCATGTAATCAGAACCTGGAGGATGTGTCCCACATATTTAACAGGCCCTTCGGATGACTGCCGCATCCCAACGTTGGACTATCGCTAAGTAGAGCAGGCGAAACAGTAACTGAACAAAGTTACCTGGGCTAACATCCATTCCGATTTCCGGtggacacccccccacacccctacccaccccccacacacaaaatgtGCTGTACCTTTCCCAGGTCTGGGAATAAATTCTGAGGAGAGGCACATTTGTATTTTGCTACATTTCCTTTCCGTTCTGTTGAAGAGTATTCTTAAATACGAACGACTTTCAGAATCTAAAGACCATCCAGAGAAAGGCAACACAAAGATATGTGACCGCAAACTTAACGCTTCCGGAACTACGAATCAGGGCAGTGGCGGGAACCATTCAGATAGTGGCCTGCCACGGCTTTAGGGTAGACAACGTGACCCAAAGACAGAAACACCCCCCAGAAAACCCATTCCCGTGGCAGAGGTCAGCAACgtcacacacacatagacagcTGTCCCCTTCCTCATTGCTCAACAGTGACCCATACTACAGGGCCTTTTCCTCCTGTCTCATGCCCCTTCCCACATGCCACCCTATGCACATGGAATTTCCTCCCCACTGACCATTGGAAGAAATGCACAACCAGAGATAGGTTGGCCCCGATCCCATCCTGCTAGGGGATACacgaggggagaggaagaatgtAATTGCAAATGCCACCTATCAGGTAACAGCCctctgcagaggaagaggagaagacagtGGTCCAGAAGATGCCAGTGGTGTGAgtcaggaggaaaagcagaccTGACAGAACTGATCccatctagaaaagaaaatttgtgtcCCACGAGCTCAAACCATTACATAGGCAAACACTGCTGTGCCTCTGATAATTACTTAAATAATGGGTAAACAACAACAAGGAAGACGTGTTGACAAATCACCCGGTTTGGGCAGTATATAGAGGCCACGGCACGAGGACAGA
Encoded proteins:
- the LOC116584040 gene encoding keratin-associated protein 4-12-like isoform X1, with protein sequence MVNSCCGSVCSDQGCGEESCCRPSCCQTTCCRTTCCRPSCCVSSCCQPSCCTSSCCRPTCCQTTCCRTTCCRPSCCVSSCCRPSCCGSSCCGSSCCRPSCCISSCCRPSCCGSSCCGSSCCRPSCCTSSCCRPTCCQTTCCRTTCCRPSCCVSSCCRPSCCGSSCCRPSCCGSSCCRPTCCQTTCCRTTCCRPSCCVSSCCRPSCC
- the LOC116584040 gene encoding keratin-associated protein 4-2-like isoform X3, yielding MVNSCCGSVCSDQGCGEESCCRPSCCQTTCCRTTCCRPSCCVSSCCQPSCCGSSCCRPSCCTSSCCRPTCCQTTCCRTTCCRPSCCVPSCCTSSCCRPTCCQTTCCRTTCCRPSCCVSSCCRPSCCGSSCCRPSCCGSSCCRPTCCQTTCCRTTCCRPSCCVSSCCRPSCC
- the LOC116584040 gene encoding keratin-associated protein 4-4-like isoform X2 produces the protein MVNSCCGSVCSDQGCGEESCCRPSCCQTTCCRTTCCRPSCCVCCTSSCCRPTCCQTTCCRTTCCRPSCCVSSCCRPSCCGSSCCGSSCCRPSCCISSCCRPSCCGSSCCGSSCCRPSCCTSSCCRPTCCQTTCCRTTCCRPSCCVSSCCRPSCCGSSCCRPSCCGSSCCRPTCCQTTCCRTTCCRPSCCVSSCCRPSCC